One Pontibacillus yanchengensis DNA window includes the following coding sequences:
- a CDS encoding ABC transporter substrate-binding protein, whose translation MKKWLALILIVGLISLVGCGSSESGNAEASNDKEKQKETYKIGVTQIVEHPSLDAAQKGFKQAFKDEGVKAEFDVQLAQGDAKNNQTIAKKFAGDDVDLIFANSTPSAQSALNVTNDIPIVFTSVTDPVGSSLVESMENPGGNVTGTTDTHPDAVPNTIDFIKETGAKKVGMIYNPSEQNSVAQVKNVKKLADGKLDINEATVTSTAEVKQAAESLAGKVDAFYIITDNTVVSALESVLQVGQQQDTPVFVGELDSVKRGGFAAYGFDYFDIGYEAGQKALKILEEGKNPGEIPVSYPQNLKLQINKDAAEKMGVDLKDEWKKDAEVIEP comes from the coding sequence ATGAAAAAGTGGTTAGCACTTATTTTAATTGTAGGTTTAATTTCATTAGTAGGTTGTGGAAGCTCTGAATCTGGTAATGCGGAGGCTTCTAATGATAAAGAAAAGCAAAAAGAGACATATAAAATTGGTGTAACACAAATCGTTGAGCACCCATCATTAGACGCTGCACAAAAAGGGTTCAAACAAGCATTTAAGGATGAAGGTGTGAAAGCGGAATTTGACGTACAGTTGGCGCAAGGGGATGCGAAGAATAACCAAACCATCGCCAAAAAGTTTGCAGGTGACGATGTGGACTTGATTTTTGCAAATTCAACGCCAAGTGCACAGAGTGCTCTAAATGTTACAAACGATATTCCAATTGTGTTCACTTCTGTAACGGATCCAGTCGGTTCTAGTTTAGTAGAATCAATGGAAAACCCGGGTGGAAATGTAACTGGAACAACAGATACACATCCTGATGCGGTACCAAATACAATTGATTTTATTAAAGAAACAGGAGCGAAGAAAGTTGGAATGATTTATAATCCAAGTGAACAGAACTCGGTAGCTCAGGTTAAAAACGTGAAGAAGCTAGCTGATGGAAAGCTAGACATAAATGAAGCAACGGTTACATCTACAGCTGAAGTGAAACAAGCTGCAGAATCGCTGGCTGGTAAAGTAGATGCATTTTATATTATTACAGATAACACCGTCGTGAGTGCGCTTGAGTCTGTTCTTCAAGTAGGACAACAGCAAGACACACCAGTCTTCGTAGGAGAATTAGATTCTGTTAAACGTGGTGGCTTTGCAGCATACGGATTTGATTACTTTGATATCGGTTATGAAGCTGGACAGAAAGCCTTGAAGATCCTAGAAGAAGGAAAAAACCCAGGCGAGATTCCAGTATCTTACCCACAGAATTTAAAGCTACAAATCAATAAAGACGCAGCTGAAAAAATGGGTGTAGATCTTAAAGATGAATGGAAGAAAGACGCCGAAGTGATTGAGCCGTAG
- a CDS encoding fatty acid--CoA ligase family protein, which yields MNLSDQLSITTRKNPTKTAYIFQDQETSYQELEGSITKFAASLRELGYEKGDHIALVTGNSPYFMIGLYGALRLGLTVIPINPIYTADEMSYILKNGDVKAVITMDLFVETFEEMAHDLPLIEHYIIAETSQDSNWQQSQLSDRMKSFTNLVKEGSLQFERPTIDEEDIAVILYTSGTTGAPKGAMLTHKNIYSNAKDVADYLQYDTNDKVIAALPMFHVFCLTVSLNAPLMNGGTVIIVPKFSPQETFQVASKWEATVFAGVPTMYNYLLQSSEGHTEDFSSVRLCISGGASMPVALLQEFENTFNVMVSEGYGLSEASPVTCFNPLDRPRKAGSIGQSIWNVENRVVDELGEELPPGEVGELIVRGPNVMKGYYKLDEETAVALRDGWLYTGDMAEVDEEGYFYIVDRKKDMILVGGYNVYPREVEEVLYKHPNITEVAVIGTPDPNLGEAVQAFVVLNEASAVTEQELVDYCAGHLAKYKLPTSIEFLDELPKNTTGKILRKSLRQRVTY from the coding sequence ATGAATTTAAGTGATCAGTTGTCGATCACCACAAGAAAGAATCCCACCAAGACGGCTTATATTTTTCAGGATCAAGAAACAAGCTATCAAGAGCTAGAAGGTTCTATAACCAAGTTTGCTGCTAGTTTGAGAGAGCTTGGCTATGAAAAGGGAGATCATATTGCACTTGTAACAGGCAATAGCCCTTATTTTATGATTGGATTATATGGCGCACTACGCTTAGGGTTAACTGTAATACCTATCAACCCGATTTATACTGCAGACGAAATGAGTTATATTTTGAAAAATGGTGACGTAAAAGCTGTTATTACAATGGATTTGTTTGTTGAAACGTTTGAGGAAATGGCACATGACTTACCTTTAATTGAACATTATATCATTGCTGAGACAAGCCAAGACTCTAATTGGCAGCAAAGTCAATTAAGCGATAGAATGAAATCGTTTACAAACCTTGTGAAGGAAGGATCGCTTCAATTTGAACGTCCAACCATCGATGAAGAGGATATTGCTGTCATTTTGTACACTTCAGGAACCACAGGGGCTCCAAAAGGCGCTATGCTCACTCATAAGAATATTTATTCCAATGCGAAAGATGTAGCAGACTATTTACAATACGATACAAATGATAAGGTCATTGCAGCGTTGCCGATGTTCCACGTGTTTTGCTTAACGGTTTCACTGAACGCACCGTTGATGAATGGTGGAACTGTCATTATCGTACCTAAATTCTCTCCTCAAGAGACTTTCCAAGTGGCTAGTAAATGGGAAGCTACTGTATTCGCGGGTGTTCCTACCATGTATAATTACCTATTACAATCAAGTGAAGGTCATACAGAGGACTTTAGTAGTGTGCGCCTGTGTATTTCTGGTGGCGCATCTATGCCGGTTGCTTTATTGCAGGAGTTTGAGAACACCTTTAATGTCATGGTTTCAGAAGGATATGGGTTATCAGAAGCCTCTCCAGTAACATGTTTCAATCCACTTGATAGACCACGCAAAGCTGGATCTATTGGACAGAGTATATGGAATGTTGAAAACCGGGTTGTGGATGAGCTAGGAGAAGAGTTGCCACCAGGTGAGGTTGGAGAATTAATCGTTCGCGGACCAAATGTGATGAAGGGCTATTATAAACTCGATGAAGAAACTGCTGTAGCCTTGCGTGATGGTTGGCTTTACACTGGGGATATGGCTGAGGTCGATGAGGAAGGATATTTTTATATTGTCGATCGTAAGAAAGATATGATTCTAGTAGGAGGGTATAATGTTTATCCAAGAGAAGTGGAAGAAGTGTTATACAAGCATCCAAATATTACAGAAGTAGCAGTCATTGGAACACCAGATCCAAATCTAGGAGAAGCGGTACAAGCCTTCGTGGTACTAAATGAAGCCTCCGCTGTTACAGAACAAGAACTGGTGGATTACTGTGCTGGCCACCTCGCTAAGTACAAGCTTCCGACATCCATCGAGTTTTTGGATGAATTGCCAAAGAATACGACCGGTAAAATTTTAAGAAAGAGCTTACGCCAACGTGTTACGTATTAA
- a CDS encoding PFL family protein, producing the protein MNIGLDEITETVRMVQMENLDIRTVTIGIDLKDCADADFSAMQTRVYDKIVSYAKNLKPYAEQVEKEYGVPIINKRIAVTPISELLGNATREQAIELAKTLDKAAADIGVDFIGGYSALVHKGVTKGDQVLLDSLAEALTVTDRVCASISVATTRTGINMDVVKQMGTIIKEASENTRDQDGIACAKLVVFSNPVEDNPFMAGAFHGTGEGDAVLNVGVSGPGVVLNALKKHPEADLGEVSQVIKKTVFKITRAGELVGRAVADQLDVPFGILDLSLAPTNALNDSVAEILEEIGVERVGTHGTIAALALMNDAVKKGGAMASSYVGGLSGAFIPVSEDNGMIQGVNDGSLTLPKLEAMTCVCSVGLDMIALSGEASAETLSGIIADEAAIGMINKKTTAVRVIPVPDKEEGTMVEFGGLLGRAPVMGVNPFSSEGFVKRGGRIPAPLQSLIN; encoded by the coding sequence ATGAATATCGGATTAGATGAAATTACAGAAACCGTACGCATGGTTCAAATGGAAAACTTAGATATACGCACGGTTACTATTGGAATCGATCTCAAGGATTGTGCGGATGCAGATTTCTCAGCTATGCAAACACGTGTGTATGATAAAATAGTGAGCTATGCAAAAAACCTAAAGCCATATGCTGAGCAGGTGGAAAAAGAGTATGGTGTACCAATCATAAATAAACGAATTGCGGTTACTCCTATTTCGGAGTTACTTGGCAATGCAACAAGAGAACAGGCGATTGAACTGGCGAAAACATTAGATAAAGCAGCAGCGGATATAGGTGTTGATTTTATCGGAGGCTATTCAGCTCTTGTTCATAAAGGAGTAACAAAAGGTGACCAAGTGTTGCTAGATTCCTTGGCAGAGGCATTGACCGTAACAGACCGCGTTTGTGCATCGATTTCTGTAGCCACGACAAGAACAGGTATTAACATGGATGTCGTTAAACAAATGGGTACGATTATTAAGGAAGCTTCTGAAAACACAAGAGACCAGGACGGCATCGCATGTGCAAAGCTAGTTGTTTTCTCAAACCCAGTAGAAGATAATCCATTTATGGCCGGCGCTTTCCATGGTACAGGTGAAGGAGACGCCGTACTGAATGTAGGCGTAAGTGGACCTGGGGTTGTATTAAATGCACTGAAAAAACACCCAGAAGCAGATCTCGGTGAAGTCTCTCAAGTGATTAAGAAAACCGTCTTTAAAATTACGCGCGCTGGAGAGCTAGTTGGGAGAGCCGTTGCGGATCAACTCGATGTGCCATTTGGTATTTTAGATTTATCCCTTGCACCAACAAACGCATTGAACGATAGTGTAGCAGAAATCCTAGAAGAGATTGGTGTGGAACGTGTTGGAACTCACGGGACTATTGCCGCTCTAGCACTAATGAATGACGCTGTGAAAAAAGGTGGAGCTATGGCTAGTTCGTATGTAGGTGGATTAAGCGGTGCGTTTATTCCAGTCAGTGAGGACAATGGCATGATTCAAGGAGTGAATGATGGCTCCCTGACGTTACCAAAACTAGAAGCCATGACCTGTGTGTGCTCAGTTGGACTAGACATGATCGCTTTATCAGGAGAAGCATCTGCCGAAACGCTCTCAGGTATTATTGCAGACGAAGCAGCCATCGGGATGATCAACAAAAAAACAACAGCTGTACGAGTGATCCCAGTACCAGATAAAGAAGAAGGGACAATGGTTGAGTTTGGAGGTCTATTAGGCCGAGCCCCCGTAATGGGAGTTAATCCTTTCAGTTCTGAAGGATTTGTGAAGAGAGGCGGAAGAATACCGGCTCCATTACAATCGTTGATAAATTAA
- a CDS encoding ACT domain-containing protein: MENRRAVVSVLGKDQVGIIAKVTTVLSEKEINVLDINQTIVEDFFTMMMIVDVTQIEDLDSVRQTLNEIGEELGVKINLQLEEVFQAMHRI, encoded by the coding sequence ATGGAAAATCGACGCGCAGTAGTCAGTGTTCTTGGTAAAGACCAAGTAGGAATTATCGCAAAGGTTACAACTGTTTTATCTGAAAAAGAGATAAACGTGTTAGATATTAATCAAACAATCGTGGAGGATTTCTTTACGATGATGATGATTGTAGACGTAACGCAAATTGAGGATCTCGATTCCGTTCGCCAAACATTAAATGAGATTGGCGAAGAGCTCGGTGTCAAAATTAATCTACAGCTTGAAGAAGTCTTTCAAGCTATGCATCGAATATAA
- a CDS encoding metallophosphoesterase: MEIVLIIIISVLAVAIVWDVLFLLPTRWLKVERVKWDSKAKKKVIQISDLHIKHLRVPITTLKQLIEDEQPDYVFLTGDFIDKNEKEFPKLERFLTMIQQTGVETYAVLGNHDRYIEEVHKLEEILGKYQVHLLKNEYVEKEDLFIVGIDDFCQGHHDIKRSFQFSNPLIKDILVLTHDPDIVDDLKESYTMLVSGHLHGKQVNVPYLFKVADMGRLAKRGIYKGQHVHSNGTFYISKGIGQSRWNIRFMVRSEVTIHELS, from the coding sequence TTGGAGATTGTATTAATTATTATTATCAGCGTATTAGCTGTTGCCATTGTATGGGATGTGTTGTTCCTACTTCCTACAAGATGGTTGAAGGTAGAGCGTGTGAAGTGGGATAGTAAGGCTAAAAAGAAGGTTATCCAAATTAGTGATCTTCATATTAAGCATTTACGTGTGCCTATTACAACACTTAAACAACTGATTGAAGATGAACAGCCTGATTATGTGTTTTTAACAGGAGACTTTATTGATAAAAATGAAAAAGAATTCCCTAAGCTAGAGCGCTTTTTAACCATGATACAGCAAACAGGTGTGGAAACGTATGCTGTACTAGGCAATCATGATAGGTATATTGAAGAGGTTCATAAACTGGAAGAAATTTTAGGTAAGTATCAGGTTCATTTGTTAAAAAATGAGTATGTAGAAAAAGAGGATTTATTTATTGTAGGAATTGATGACTTTTGCCAAGGACATCATGATATAAAGCGGAGTTTCCAATTTTCCAATCCTCTTATTAAAGATATTCTTGTTTTGACCCATGACCCTGACATAGTGGATGATTTGAAAGAGTCTTATACGATGCTTGTTTCAGGCCATCTGCATGGAAAACAGGTGAACGTCCCTTATTTATTTAAAGTTGCCGACATGGGAAGATTAGCAAAAAGGGGGATTTACAAAGGCCAGCATGTACATTCAAATGGAACATTTTACATTTCAAAAGGAATCGGTCAATCTCGCTGGAACATTCGCTTCATGGTTCGAAGTGAAGTTACGATTCATGAGTTATCGTAA
- a CDS encoding SDR family oxidoreductase produces MHKIAIVTGANAGMGLATTTQLAKQGIHVVMACRNEARGQAALEVAKQDSQSEAIDLMICDLGNLESIRSFASEFKQRYGKLDILVNNAGVVHLKREETEDGFEAQLGVNHLGHFLLTNLLIESLQRAEAGRIVVVSSGAHKWGEIHFEDPHLTKSYNVMKAYGQSKLANVLFTKELARRLQNSSVTVNAVHPGAVATSLGVNRNTGFGKRVMIFLSPFFRTPEKGASTAIYLATSPEVEGKSGDYYYNESIVPITNKANDEQLAKMFWEWSEKEVGL; encoded by the coding sequence ATGCATAAAATAGCGATAGTAACAGGTGCAAATGCAGGTATGGGTTTAGCTACGACTACTCAATTAGCTAAACAAGGTATACATGTTGTAATGGCTTGTCGAAATGAAGCAAGAGGACAGGCCGCACTTGAGGTGGCTAAACAGGATAGCCAATCAGAAGCAATTGATTTAATGATCTGTGACTTAGGGAACTTGGAAAGTATTCGATCATTTGCTAGTGAATTCAAACAACGTTATGGCAAATTAGATATTCTTGTGAATAATGCAGGTGTTGTTCATTTAAAACGAGAGGAAACGGAGGATGGTTTCGAAGCACAACTAGGTGTGAATCATCTAGGGCACTTCTTGTTAACGAATTTACTTATAGAGTCCTTACAGCGTGCAGAGGCTGGTCGAATTGTTGTTGTGTCATCTGGAGCTCATAAGTGGGGGGAAATTCATTTTGAAGACCCTCATTTAACCAAAAGCTACAATGTTATGAAAGCATACGGTCAATCGAAGCTTGCAAATGTGTTGTTTACGAAAGAGTTGGCAAGAAGACTTCAGAATAGTAGTGTTACGGTTAATGCTGTTCATCCAGGTGCTGTGGCTACTAGTCTCGGTGTGAATAGAAATACAGGCTTTGGTAAGCGTGTTATGATCTTTCTAAGCCCATTCTTTCGAACACCTGAAAAGGGAGCAAGTACTGCCATTTATTTAGCAACCAGCCCTGAAGTGGAAGGGAAGAGTGGCGACTATTACTATAATGAATCCATTGTCCCTATTACCAATAAGGCAAATGATGAGCAACTGGCAAAAATGTTTTGGGAATGGAGCGAAAAGGAAGTAGGGTTATAG
- a CDS encoding lipoate--protein ligase, whose protein sequence is MLFVDNEGITDPRINLAIEEYVLKNLDIDNNNTYLLFYINEPSIIIGKNQNTIEEINTDYVEEHGIHVVRRLSGGGAVYHDLGNLNFSFLTKDDGNSFHDFAKFTKPVTDALQKVGVKAELSGRNDVQLEDGRKISGNAQFSTKGRMFSHGTLMFDSEIENVVSALRVKSEKIRSKGIKSIRSRVANISDEVDESMSMQAFKDMLLRYIFDVQSIEEVPQYKLTEEDWKKIYELSEERYQKWEWNYGKSPAANIQHSHRFDGGTVDVRLDVKKGNIENAKIYGDFFGVGDVSEIENRLIGTRYDRSSIDEAIQDLDISHYLGRISREDFLSLIY, encoded by the coding sequence ATGCTATTTGTAGATAATGAGGGTATTACAGATCCACGAATTAACCTAGCGATTGAAGAGTATGTATTGAAGAATTTAGATATAGACAATAACAATACATATCTCCTGTTTTATATAAACGAGCCTTCTATTATCATTGGAAAAAATCAAAATACGATTGAGGAAATTAACACCGATTATGTGGAAGAGCATGGCATCCATGTTGTTCGTCGCTTATCTGGTGGGGGCGCTGTATATCACGATTTAGGAAACTTGAACTTCAGTTTCTTAACGAAGGATGACGGCAACAGCTTTCATGATTTTGCTAAGTTTACAAAGCCTGTTACAGATGCTCTGCAAAAAGTAGGTGTGAAGGCAGAGCTCTCTGGACGAAATGATGTCCAGCTAGAAGATGGTCGTAAAATTTCAGGAAATGCTCAGTTTTCGACTAAGGGGCGCATGTTCAGTCATGGTACGCTTATGTTCGATTCTGAGATTGAAAACGTTGTTTCAGCTCTTCGTGTGAAATCTGAAAAAATCCGCTCGAAAGGAATTAAGTCGATTCGCAGTCGAGTAGCAAATATTTCAGACGAGGTGGATGAAAGCATGTCCATGCAGGCGTTTAAGGACATGCTTCTAAGATATATTTTCGATGTTCAATCAATAGAAGAAGTTCCACAATATAAGCTAACAGAAGAAGATTGGAAGAAGATCTACGAGCTTTCTGAAGAACGCTATCAGAAGTGGGAATGGAACTATGGAAAATCTCCTGCAGCAAACATTCAGCACTCTCATCGCTTTGATGGTGGTACAGTGGACGTACGTCTTGATGTAAAAAAAGGAAACATTGAGAATGCGAAGATTTATGGAGACTTCTTTGGTGTAGGGGATGTAAGCGAAATTGAAAATCGCTTAATCGGAACACGTTACGATCGTTCCTCTATCGATGAGGCGATTCAAGACTTGGATATCTCCCATTATCTTGGTCGTATATCCCGAGAGGATTTTCTTTCTCTAATCTATTAA
- a CDS encoding MBL fold metallo-hydrolase — protein sequence MKVTVNGFWGGYPAANGATSSYIFSSEGFTLLVDCGSGALSRLQSKMDVMDLNAIIISHYHFDHIADIGVMQYAWKVQNILAKTNKQLPIYGHKEDEASFQTLSHEFTVGMQYDPTQSIEIGPFTLTFLKTNHPVPCYAMNITDGKHTVVYTADSSYNESFIPFSKDADLLITDSNFYDGMDGSKPGHMTSTECAHIAKEANVKELWLSHLPHFGDVTKLQDEASKKFDGTVRLCDEGLTWETE from the coding sequence ATGAAAGTAACAGTGAATGGATTTTGGGGAGGATATCCCGCAGCTAATGGAGCGACGTCTAGTTACATTTTTTCATCGGAAGGCTTCACTTTATTAGTGGATTGTGGAAGTGGTGCCTTATCTAGATTGCAATCCAAAATGGATGTAATGGATTTGAACGCCATCATTATTTCCCATTATCACTTTGATCATATAGCTGATATTGGTGTGATGCAGTATGCTTGGAAGGTCCAGAACATACTGGCAAAGACAAATAAGCAATTGCCGATTTATGGTCACAAAGAAGATGAAGCTTCCTTCCAAACGTTAAGTCATGAATTTACAGTAGGTATGCAGTATGACCCTACTCAATCCATTGAAATCGGCCCTTTTACACTAACGTTTCTTAAAACGAATCATCCAGTACCATGCTATGCCATGAATATCACCGATGGAAAACATACAGTCGTGTACACAGCAGACTCAAGTTACAATGAATCGTTTATTCCATTCAGCAAGGATGCTGATTTATTAATTACGGATAGCAACTTTTATGATGGTATGGATGGGTCAAAGCCAGGCCACATGACAAGTACAGAATGCGCGCATATTGCTAAAGAAGCAAATGTCAAAGAACTGTGGCTTAGCCATTTACCACACTTTGGTGATGTGACAAAGCTTCAAGATGAGGCCAGTAAGAAATTCGACGGTACGGTTCGACTGTGTGATGAAGGGTTGACTTGGGAAACCGAATAA
- the yhfH gene encoding protein YhfH: MNALEFFKNLPDKKCAKCGNAYEEQADCYGNLCENCDDPAR, from the coding sequence ATGAACGCTCTTGAATTTTTCAAAAACCTACCGGACAAAAAATGCGCAAAATGCGGAAATGCTTATGAGGAGCAAGCAGATTGCTACGGTAACCTTTGCGAAAACTGTGACGACCCAGCAAGATAG
- a CDS encoding LacI family DNA-binding transcriptional regulator, translated as MPTIEDVARHAGLSRTTVSRVINDQPYVCDEKRQRVVGAMRDLGYVPNSSARRLRSQKTETIAILLPRITNPFFSHMIEAMEKKASEWGYQVIICQTHYSSQKELDYLELIRTKQVDGMIMTSVHNEWSAIEEYLPSGPIVLCNENIEEANTSIIYIDQQEAAYDATTHLIEQGCQKLAFLSGGMDSSISLSRRRGFMKAVQKHNVSFVEHEDFNQAVDVESGRGIFQSIQQEDSDIDGIFTGSDEVAAGIIYEAMNKGISIPDDLAIVGFDNQTISKLMNPSITTIEQPVVEMAEKCVEILIQQIEQRGRHKREDYIFPHTLKKRSSTAKPMAIPM; from the coding sequence TTGCCAACTATTGAGGATGTTGCAAGGCATGCCGGCTTGTCGAGGACAACGGTTTCAAGGGTGATTAATGATCAACCTTATGTATGTGATGAGAAGCGGCAGCGAGTAGTGGGTGCGATGAGGGATCTTGGGTATGTGCCTAATTCATCGGCTCGGAGACTTCGTAGTCAAAAAACCGAGACGATTGCCATTCTGCTACCACGCATTACCAATCCTTTTTTCAGTCATATGATTGAAGCAATGGAAAAGAAAGCGTCTGAATGGGGATATCAGGTTATAATATGTCAAACGCACTACTCTTCACAAAAAGAGCTAGATTACTTAGAACTAATACGTACCAAGCAAGTGGATGGTATGATTATGACTTCTGTCCATAATGAATGGTCAGCTATAGAAGAATACTTACCTTCAGGACCGATTGTGTTATGTAATGAAAATATTGAGGAAGCTAATACCTCAATCATCTATATTGATCAACAAGAAGCTGCCTATGATGCGACGACACATTTAATTGAACAGGGATGTCAAAAGCTTGCTTTCCTAAGCGGGGGGATGGATAGCTCCATTTCCTTATCTCGTCGTAGGGGATTTATGAAAGCGGTTCAAAAACATAATGTTTCTTTTGTGGAGCATGAAGACTTTAATCAAGCTGTCGATGTAGAGAGTGGACGTGGAATCTTCCAATCTATCCAACAGGAAGATTCTGATATTGATGGAATTTTTACCGGGTCTGATGAAGTGGCTGCTGGTATCATCTATGAAGCCATGAATAAAGGGATTAGTATTCCTGATGATTTAGCAATAGTTGGTTTTGATAATCAGACGATTTCTAAGCTCATGAACCCTTCGATTACAACGATTGAGCAACCGGTAGTAGAGATGGCCGAGAAATGTGTAGAAATTCTCATTCAACAGATTGAGCAACGTGGAAGACATAAACGTGAGGACTATATATTTCCTCACACTTTGAAAAAGCGTTCTTCTACCGCAAAACCTATGGCAATCCCTATGTAA
- the hemY gene encoding protoporphyrinogen oxidase, with the protein MTEQKNIVVIGGGITGLSTAYYLQKQIKDQGLPYQVRVLEASNHLGGMIHTEQKDGFTIERGPDSLLARKKSVFRLIEEVGMEDHIVPVSTGKSYVLAKGKLNEIPHGSYMGIPTQVSPFLFSGLFSPLGKLRAAGDFVKKPSKPNGDQSLGNFFRYRLGDEVVENLIEPLLSGIYSGDIDQLSLMATFPNFYELEQKHGSIMKGLKQTVPKKKKSDKKPSVFRTLDTGLSSLVDAVHSKLDEGTVQLNTAVDHIEKKEEGYHLLLSSGEVEYADSVVITTPHYRVQRMLTQYDFMAPLGDMPATSVANVALAFDQSAIQKDIDGSGFLVSRNSDYRITACTWTHKKWPHTTPKGKALLRAYVGKPNDQEVVSLSDEEIEEIVLNDLNKTMNITKPPEFSVITRWRNSRAQYTVGHKERMEHIEQSLRDKLPGVYLAGASYHGLGVPDCIDQGEEAVQRVLQYLSS; encoded by the coding sequence ATGACAGAGCAAAAAAACATTGTTGTCATAGGCGGTGGCATAACTGGACTTTCTACCGCCTACTATTTACAAAAGCAAATCAAAGATCAAGGACTACCTTACCAAGTGCGCGTTTTAGAGGCTAGCAATCACTTGGGAGGCATGATTCACACCGAGCAAAAAGATGGTTTCACCATTGAGCGAGGCCCAGACTCTTTATTGGCACGTAAGAAAAGTGTGTTCCGTCTGATTGAAGAAGTCGGCATGGAAGACCATATTGTTCCGGTATCTACAGGGAAGTCCTATGTTTTAGCGAAAGGAAAACTCAATGAAATACCGCACGGTTCCTATATGGGCATCCCAACTCAAGTAAGTCCCTTTTTGTTCTCAGGCCTTTTTTCACCACTAGGTAAACTAAGGGCTGCTGGAGACTTTGTGAAAAAGCCTTCAAAACCAAATGGAGATCAATCGCTGGGGAATTTCTTCCGGTATCGGTTAGGGGATGAAGTAGTCGAGAACTTGATTGAACCTCTTTTATCTGGAATTTATTCTGGAGACATTGATCAATTAAGTTTAATGGCTACTTTTCCAAACTTTTACGAACTTGAGCAAAAGCACGGAAGTATTATGAAAGGTTTAAAACAAACCGTTCCGAAGAAGAAAAAGTCTGATAAGAAACCAAGCGTGTTTCGTACCCTTGATACTGGATTGAGCTCACTAGTAGATGCAGTTCACTCGAAATTGGATGAAGGAACAGTACAGTTAAATACTGCAGTTGATCATATTGAGAAAAAAGAAGAAGGTTATCATCTTCTCTTAAGCTCAGGAGAGGTGGAGTATGCAGATAGTGTTGTTATCACCACGCCTCACTACCGAGTGCAGCGCATGCTTACCCAGTATGACTTCATGGCCCCATTAGGGGATATGCCAGCAACCTCTGTTGCGAATGTGGCACTAGCTTTTGATCAATCCGCTATTCAAAAAGATATTGATGGATCAGGCTTTTTAGTATCACGAAATAGTGACTATCGAATCACTGCCTGCACATGGACGCATAAAAAATGGCCCCACACGACACCAAAAGGAAAAGCCTTACTTCGCGCATATGTAGGGAAGCCTAATGATCAGGAAGTCGTGTCGCTATCAGATGAGGAAATAGAAGAAATTGTCCTGAATGATCTTAACAAAACAATGAACATTACCAAACCACCCGAATTCTCCGTCATCACAAGATGGAGGAACTCAAGAGCACAATACACTGTAGGCCACAAAGAACGCATGGAACACATTGAACAATCTTTACGAGATAAACTTCCAGGTGTGTACTTAGCTGGAGCTTCCTACCATGGCTTAGGTGTACCAGATTGTATCGATCAAGGTGAAGAAGCAGTTCAGCGCGTTTTACAATATTTAAGTTCTTGA